A genomic segment from Halobacteriovorax sp. DA5 encodes:
- a CDS encoding multidrug effflux MFS transporter, whose product MDLSVEEVGKKIGRREFITLMAALMSFAALSIDAMLPALNLIGQSLGVQNPNDNQMIISFIFLGMGVGQLFFGPISDAIGRKPAMYIGIAIFFVGGLISLNAHTFTMMLVGRFTQGLGAASAKIISTAMVRDRFSGKLMAKTMSLIMIIFVLVPALAPTIGQVILSFGGWRDIFLIMLVLAVLCLAWFTVRQEETLHEEYRRPLSYKKIKDAAIETLSHPITISYTLASGLVFGAFIGYLNTSQQILQIKYGLGEDFPLAFGVLASFIGLSSFLNSRLVEEFGMKKLCRLALTTISFIAITFNIILFFTGGLPPFFLFYGFLLLSLFSFGLLFGNFIALALEPMGHIAGTANSVVSSVQIIISATIGGVIGQMYSGDVTPIALGFLICSTLSLFIVLKVK is encoded by the coding sequence CACTTATGTCATTTGCAGCATTATCAATTGATGCGATGTTGCCGGCGCTTAATCTTATTGGTCAGAGTTTAGGAGTTCAAAACCCTAATGATAACCAGATGATTATTTCCTTCATTTTCTTGGGCATGGGTGTTGGTCAACTCTTTTTTGGTCCAATCTCTGATGCCATTGGAAGAAAGCCTGCAATGTATATTGGTATAGCGATCTTCTTTGTTGGTGGACTTATTTCTTTAAATGCTCATACTTTTACAATGATGTTAGTCGGGCGCTTTACTCAGGGCTTAGGAGCGGCATCAGCTAAAATTATTTCAACAGCAATGGTTAGAGATCGCTTTAGCGGAAAGCTAATGGCCAAGACGATGTCGTTAATTATGATTATCTTTGTTCTTGTTCCGGCCCTTGCTCCAACTATTGGACAAGTTATTTTAAGTTTTGGTGGATGGCGTGATATCTTCCTTATTATGCTTGTTCTTGCAGTTCTGTGCCTAGCTTGGTTTACTGTGAGACAAGAAGAAACTTTACACGAAGAGTATCGACGCCCTCTTTCTTATAAGAAGATTAAAGATGCTGCCATTGAAACTTTAAGCCATCCTATAACAATTAGTTATACTCTTGCTTCTGGTCTAGTTTTTGGTGCTTTTATTGGTTATCTAAATACTTCTCAGCAGATTCTACAAATTAAGTATGGACTAGGTGAGGACTTCCCATTGGCCTTTGGTGTACTGGCTTCATTTATCGGTCTTTCTTCATTTTTAAATTCTAGACTTGTGGAAGAGTTTGGAATGAAAAAATTATGTCGCCTAGCTCTAACGACAATTTCTTTTATCGCAATTACGTTTAATATTATTTTATTCTTTACTGGAGGACTTCCTCCATTTTTCCTTTTTTATGGCTTTTTACTATTAAGCCTTTTCAGCTTTGGTCTTCTTTTTGGAAATTTCATTGCTTTAGCATTGGAGCCAATGGGACATATTGCGGGAACTGCAAATTCGGTTGTTAGCTCCGTGCAGATTATCATTTCTGCGACAATAGGTGGGGTAATTGGTCAGATGTATAGCGGTGATGTAACGCCAATTGCATTAGGGTTTTTAATCTGCAGTACTCTTTCTTTATTTATCGTTCTAAAAGTAAAATAA